One Aegilops tauschii subsp. strangulata cultivar AL8/78 chromosome 7, Aet v6.0, whole genome shotgun sequence genomic window carries:
- the LOC141027313 gene encoding uncharacterized protein, translating into MLEYVQCWPDEFSNSEEEMVSEANAMTLSTTAIGDPTVPVVSTMKLRVQLQGRTLYFLVDSGSSHTFLDVVVAASMSGVSEMPVSMVRVADDASPQLCAVMEMSALLVTEEVVLSELPQEVQELIEKFAPVFAAPSGLPPRRKYDHTIPLIPGPGPVAIRPYRVAPALKDELERQVQEMLASVIDELLDELAGSSWFSKLDLRSGYHQIRLDPGEEYKTAFQTHNGQFEFLVMPQGLTGGPNTFQLAMNSDLSPALRKCAVVFFDDILVLSATYALHLQHLAEVLQLLLKHQWQVRLSKCAFAQQEIGYLGHIISGQGVSTDPAKISAIQDWPVPVSVKEVRGFLGLAGCYRKFVKLYGVISRPLTSLLKKGVYFHWTDVEKQSFFALKEALASAPVLAVPDFSKKFIVETDACDVGIGAVLMQDGHPLAYPLWLEDIIQSYVDDPFSAPLLQRLALNPQFDKKFSLRVGFPVTYKHVRKLFRWAATGQTPFEVVYGHAPRHFDISVDDTIQSEDLKHWFDQRKVVLHSVQQHLSRAQQRMKVQADKHRTERSFEVGEFVFLKLQPYLQSSVAPRANHELAFKFYGPFQIIARVGEVAYELALPVSSKVHPVFHVSLLKKVLAPGCTALSQLPSSDAHL; encoded by the exons ATGTTGGAATATGTGCAATGCTGGCCTGATGAGTTCAGTAATTCAGAGGAAGAAATGGTTAGTGAGGCTAATGCTATGACACTATCTACAACTGCTATTGGTGATCCTACTGTTCCTGTTGTGTCAACTATGAAGCTCAGAGTGCAGTTGCAAGGGCGTACATTGTATTTCTTAGTGGATTCTGGTAGTAGTCACACTTTCCTTGATGTAGTTGTAGCTGCTTCCATGTCAGGTGTTTCTGAAATGCCTGTTTCCATGGTTAGAGTGGCTGATG ATGCTAGCCCTCAGCTGTGTGCAGTAATGGAAATGTCAGCTTTGTTAGTAACTGAAGAAGTTGTTCTGTCTGAATTGCCTCAGGAAGTTCAAGAGCTTATTGAGAAATTTGCTCCAGTTTTTGCAGCTCCTAGTGGTTTACCACCTAGAAGGAAGTATGATCATACAATCCCTCTCATTCCTGGACCTGGTCCTGTTGCCATCAGACCTTATAGAGTTGCTCCTGCTTTGAAGGATGAATTGGAGAGGCAGGTGCAAGAAATGTTGGCCTCTG TGATTGATGAGCTTTTGGATGAATTAGCTGGTTCTTCATGGTTTTCTAAGTTGGATTTGAGAtcaggttatcatcagatcagGCTTGACCCTGGAGAGGAGTATAAGACTGCATTTCAAACTCATAATGGCCAATTTGAGTTTTTGGTTATGCCACAAGGGCTGACTGGAGGGCCTAACACTTTTCAGCTTGCTATGAATAGTGATCTGTCTCCTGCGTTGAGAAAATGTGCAgtggttttctttgatgatatTTTAGTTCTTAGTGCGACTTATGCACTTCATTTGCAGCATTTGGCAGAAGTACTCCAGTTGTTACTTAAGCATCAGTGGCAAGTCAGATTATCCAAGTGTGCTTTTGCCCAGCAGGAAATTGGGTATTTGGGTCACATCATTAGTGGTCAGGGGGTGTCCACTGACCCTGCTAAGATCTCTGCTATTCAGGATTGGCCAGTCCCTGTATCTGTTAAGGAGGTCAGGGGATTTTTGGGCTTAGCTGGATGTTATAGGAAGTTTGTTAAGCTTTATGGAGTTATCAGCAGGCCTCTCACTTCATTGCTCAAAAAAGGGGTGTATTTCCATTGGACAGATGTTGAGAAACAGTCCTTCTTTGCCCTCAAAGAAGCCCTGGCATCAGCACCAGTGTTAGCCGTCCCAGATTTTTCCAAGAAGTTTATTGTGGAAACAGATGCTTGTGATGTGGGAATTGGAGCAGTTCTTATGCAAGATGGTCACCCCTTAGCATAT CCACTGTGGTTGGAAGATATCATTCAGAGTTATGTTGATGATCCCTTTTCTGCTCCATTGTTGCAACGATTGGCGCTTAATCCTCAGTTTGACAAGAAGTTTTCTTTGAGAGTTG GTTTCCCTGTAACCTACAAACATGTGAGGAAGCTGTTTCGTTGGGCAG CTACGGGGCAAACACCATTTGAGGTAGTTTATGGGCATGCTCCTCGTCACTTTGACATCTCTGTCGATGATACAATACAGTCCGAGGATCTGAAACACTGGTTTGATCAGCGCAAGGTGGTTTTACATTCAGTTCAGCAGCATTTGTCACGTGCACAACAACGAATGAAAGTTCAAGCTGATAAACATCGCACTGAGCGTTCCTTTGAAGTTGGGGAATTTGTATTTCTCAAACTGCAGCCATATTTGCAGTCTTCTGTTGCTCCACGTGCTAATCATGAGTTGGCCTTCAAGTTTTATGGACCATTCCAGATCATTGCTCGTGTGGGAGAAGTGGCTTATGAATTGGCTTTGCCTGTTTCTAGCAAAGTCCACCCGGTTTTCCATGTCTCATTGTTGAAGAAGGTCTTGGCTCCTGGTTGCACAGCACTTTCACAGTTACCTTCTTCTGATGCTCATCTTTAG